The following proteins come from a genomic window of Gammaproteobacteria bacterium:
- a CDS encoding pyridoxal-phosphate dependent enzyme, with the protein MGQIFRSILDTIGNTPTVKINNLGPENRNIYVKIESFNPMGSVKDRLALGVIEDAERSGALKPGQTIVEATSGNTGIGLAMVCAQKGYPLVIVMAENFSIERRRMIRFLGARVILTPAADMGTGMIAKVNELVEEHGWWQPSQFDNPANAKMHERTTAVEIVDDFADIGLDYWVTGFGTSGTLAGVSRVLRKKSPDTKIMVCEPDNSQILGSGISQQRNADGSYQTHPNYRPHLMQGWSPNFIPKFAEEALKANHIDEIIPINGTYAIQCTMDLAQKEGIFVGTSSGATFAGALQVAETAPEGANILCMLPDTGERYLSTPLFESIAEDMNEAEIEISRSTPGYRFDISDAPAEEVGEPEPEVQVELDPAALAEVESIIEQNRDQVLMFSLEWCEFCWSVRKMLTACDIPYVTVDLDSVAFQDNDRGGKILAVLNQKNDWPTIPQIYVGGEFVGGATDLFDVGKAGELQPKLAARNIPYNETINRDPYSFLPTWLHPR; encoded by the coding sequence ATGGGACAAATATTTCGGAGTATTCTCGATACCATCGGAAATACGCCCACGGTTAAAATCAATAACCTGGGACCTGAGAATCGCAACATCTACGTCAAGATCGAGTCTTTCAACCCGATGGGCTCGGTAAAGGATCGCCTGGCCCTCGGGGTGATTGAAGATGCCGAGCGCAGCGGAGCACTCAAACCCGGGCAAACCATCGTCGAGGCAACGAGCGGCAATACCGGTATTGGTCTGGCCATGGTTTGCGCGCAAAAAGGTTACCCGCTGGTGATCGTCATGGCGGAGAATTTCAGCATAGAAAGACGCCGCATGATCCGTTTCCTGGGTGCCAGGGTTATATTGACACCTGCCGCGGATATGGGGACCGGTATGATCGCCAAGGTCAATGAGCTGGTCGAAGAACATGGCTGGTGGCAGCCGAGCCAGTTCGATAATCCCGCCAATGCCAAAATGCACGAACGCACCACGGCGGTCGAGATTGTCGACGATTTCGCCGATATCGGTCTCGATTACTGGGTGACCGGTTTCGGCACCAGCGGCACGCTGGCGGGGGTCTCACGGGTGTTGAGGAAAAAGAGCCCCGACACCAAAATCATGGTTTGCGAACCGGACAACTCGCAGATTCTGGGCAGTGGTATTAGCCAGCAACGCAATGCCGATGGCTCTTACCAGACGCACCCGAACTACAGGCCACATTTGATGCAAGGCTGGTCACCGAACTTCATCCCCAAATTTGCCGAAGAAGCGCTTAAAGCGAATCATATCGACGAGATAATACCGATCAACGGCACCTACGCTATCCAGTGCACGATGGATCTGGCGCAAAAAGAAGGAATCTTCGTCGGTACCAGTTCCGGGGCCACCTTTGCCGGTGCGCTGCAGGTCGCAGAGACCGCGCCCGAGGGAGCGAACATTCTGTGTATGCTGCCGGATACCGGTGAACGTTATCTCTCGACTCCGCTATTTGAAAGCATTGCTGAAGACATGAACGAAGCTGAGATCGAGATTTCACGCTCAACCCCGGGCTATCGTTTCGATATCAGCGATGCGCCTGCCGAGGAGGTTGGTGAACCGGAACCAGAAGTACAGGTTGAACTGGATCCAGCGGCGCTTGCCGAAGTTGAATCGATCATCGAACAAAACCGGGACCAGGTACTCATGTTTTCGCTGGAGTGGTGTGAATTCTGTTGGTCGGTACGCAAAATGTTGACCGCCTGCGACATTCCTTACGTCACCGTCGATCTCGATTCGGTCGCTTTTCAGGACAACGACCGTGGTGGAAAAATCCTGGCGGTGTTAAACCAGAAAAATGACTGGCCCACGATCCCGCAGATTTATGTCGGCGGCGAATTCGTCGGTGGGGCAACAGACCTGTTCGATGTCGGCAAAGCCGGAGAATTGCAGCCCAAGCTTGCGGCACGCAACATTCCCTATAACGAGACGATCAATCGAGACCCGTACAGTTTTCTGCCGACCTGGTTGCATCCCCGGTAG
- a CDS encoding pentapeptide repeat-containing protein, which produces MDWSGCKKTNKMLDGSNFTGSRFNNANLSMSTLHGSNFTGASLVKTNMTRSPATRTRFKDADLTKAVGYRANFAEARFKNTTLIKSEFSRASLKKATLEDVDWSRSELGRADFSGASLKNVSFEFSNISRAMFADSKLSNVDFKGAYTYLTHFEDVDLTGALNLTQAQIDISCGNLNTRVPKGRWIPDTWPCSDWLD; this is translated from the coding sequence ATGGATTGGTCGGGGTGCAAGAAAACCAATAAGATGCTGGATGGTTCGAATTTCACCGGCAGCCGGTTTAACAACGCCAATCTCAGCATGAGCACCCTTCATGGGAGTAATTTTACCGGTGCCAGCCTGGTTAAAACCAATATGACGCGAAGCCCTGCTACGCGCACTCGCTTTAAAGATGCCGATTTGACCAAGGCGGTTGGCTATCGTGCAAACTTCGCTGAGGCCAGGTTTAAAAACACCACGCTGATAAAATCAGAATTTTCCCGGGCCAGCCTTAAAAAGGCCACGCTCGAAGACGTTGACTGGTCGCGATCGGAGCTGGGGCGCGCCGATTTTTCCGGGGCCAGTTTGAAGAATGTGAGTTTTGAATTTTCAAATATTTCCAGGGCCATGTTTGCCGACTCGAAATTGAGCAATGTTGATTTCAAGGGGGCGTACACTTACCTGACCCATTTCGAGGATGTCGATCTAACCGGGGCTCTAAACCTGACCCAGGCGCAGATCGATATTTCCTGTGGCAATTTGAATACACGTGTACCGAAAGGCCGGTGGATACCCGATACCTGGCCCTGTTCCGATTGGCTCGATTAG
- a CDS encoding DMT family transporter, with the protein MDSGRSDLVPSIAIAFGAALWGLYWIPIRGIEQAGAHAFWTGPVIFGAASLLFLPLMLFRIHNYIAHWRHILLPGLLAGFAFALYIASLNLTEVVRAILLFYMSPLWSTMLGILVLKERLTGNRVVALLLAFSGLYIVLVVESGLPIPRNNGDWFALLSGLCWSVATVKLFQDGARMIFEKVTMFVVFALLMSLMLIVWQQGTLAGMPDLASLQKGWYWIVIVALGMLPITYLTIWPATVLSPGRVGMLLLFEVLVGVASAAILTDEPFGLREIIGATLIIAAGVVEVLRQQKFDNSGIVRGQTPP; encoded by the coding sequence TTGGACTCGGGTCGCAGCGATTTAGTCCCCAGTATCGCGATCGCGTTTGGTGCTGCATTGTGGGGCCTTTACTGGATTCCGATCCGTGGCATCGAGCAGGCCGGGGCGCATGCCTTCTGGACCGGCCCCGTCATATTTGGCGCTGCCTCATTGTTGTTCCTGCCGTTAATGCTGTTCCGGATTCACAATTACATTGCACACTGGCGTCATATACTGCTGCCAGGACTGCTGGCTGGATTTGCCTTCGCGCTTTATATCGCCAGCCTCAACCTGACCGAGGTGGTGCGCGCGATTCTGCTGTTTTACATGAGCCCGCTGTGGAGCACGATGCTCGGGATACTGGTGTTGAAGGAGAGGCTTACTGGTAACCGGGTAGTCGCCCTGTTACTTGCATTTAGTGGGCTTTACATCGTGCTGGTGGTTGAAAGCGGGCTGCCGATTCCGCGTAACAACGGTGACTGGTTTGCGCTGTTATCAGGGCTGTGCTGGTCAGTCGCGACTGTGAAGCTGTTCCAGGATGGCGCAAGAATGATTTTCGAGAAAGTAACGATGTTTGTTGTTTTCGCGCTGTTGATGTCGTTAATGCTTATTGTCTGGCAGCAGGGGACGCTCGCCGGTATGCCGGACCTCGCGTCCCTGCAAAAAGGCTGGTACTGGATTGTGATAGTCGCGCTCGGAATGCTGCCGATCACCTACCTGACGATATGGCCGGCGACAGTTTTGAGCCCCGGTCGTGTCGGCATGCTACTCCTGTTTGAAGTGCTGGTGGGTGTTGCCTCTGCAGCGATTCTAACCGATGAACCGTTTGGCTTGCGCGAGATTATCGGTGCTACGTTGATCATTGCTGCAGGGGTTGTTGAAGTGTTGCGCCAGCAAAAATTTGACAATTCAGGTATAGTACGCGGTCAGACGCCACCTTGA
- a CDS encoding beta-lactamase family protein, whose protein sequence is MLSRPTALNLSNWRQPGNNRWAFHHVREIIPTDEIARGERVSKFEKSIAGNVDGVKVAAPDGTDWSLQRWLEESNSDALLVAHHGKLVHEWYFDPAIETRPHIVFSVSKSITATLAGVLVDQGLLDPSKPVVEYIPELADSGYRDASLQQVLDMVVNIDFTEDYLATEGKFLEYRTATAWHPCPVDAIDQNLHDFLCSIERADGEHGQVWQYKSPNSDLLGWVLERASGERLASLMSRYLWQPMGAEANAYITVDRKGAARTAGGICVLPRDLLRFGELVRNRGYANGRQVIPEWWIEDCSEAGSREAWRRGESSKEFADGQYRNKWYQTGNEHRAMLAIGIHSQWIYINPVTEVTVVKLSSQDEPLKPELDETNLQMFTNISSALTP, encoded by the coding sequence ATGCTGTCCCGACCGACCGCGCTAAACCTGTCTAACTGGCGACAGCCGGGAAACAATCGCTGGGCATTCCATCATGTGCGCGAAATCATCCCGACCGACGAGATTGCCCGCGGTGAACGCGTTAGCAAATTTGAAAAATCTATTGCCGGCAATGTTGACGGCGTAAAGGTTGCAGCGCCCGACGGTACGGACTGGTCACTGCAGCGCTGGCTCGAGGAATCTAACAGCGATGCGTTGTTGGTCGCGCATCATGGCAAACTCGTGCACGAATGGTATTTTGATCCTGCGATTGAAACCCGCCCGCATATTGTGTTTTCAGTGAGTAAGTCGATAACCGCGACGCTGGCCGGGGTTCTGGTTGACCAGGGATTGCTGGATCCGTCCAAACCCGTGGTCGAGTACATTCCCGAGCTTGCGGATTCAGGTTATCGTGATGCCAGCCTGCAACAGGTGCTTGATATGGTTGTCAATATCGACTTTACCGAAGATTACCTGGCTACCGAAGGCAAGTTTCTCGAATATCGAACCGCGACCGCCTGGCATCCCTGCCCGGTCGACGCGATCGATCAGAACCTGCACGATTTTCTGTGCTCGATCGAGCGCGCTGACGGCGAACATGGCCAGGTCTGGCAGTATAAATCGCCCAATTCCGATCTACTCGGCTGGGTGCTGGAACGTGCCAGTGGCGAAAGACTGGCAAGCCTGATGTCGAGATACCTGTGGCAACCCATGGGTGCCGAGGCGAATGCCTACATCACCGTTGATCGAAAGGGCGCAGCGCGCACCGCTGGGGGAATTTGCGTACTGCCCAGGGACTTGTTGCGCTTCGGCGAGCTGGTGCGTAATCGCGGATACGCTAACGGCCGCCAGGTGATACCGGAGTGGTGGATTGAAGACTGCAGCGAAGCTGGTAGTCGTGAAGCCTGGCGACGGGGTGAATCTTCCAAGGAATTTGCCGATGGACAATATCGTAATAAATGGTACCAGACCGGAAACGAACACCGCGCCATGCTCGCGATCGGCATCCATAGCCAGTGGATCTATATCAATCCGGTGACCGAGGTGACTGTCGTCAAGCTGTCGTCCCAGGATGAGCCGCTCAAGCCCGAACTGGATGAAACCAACCTGCAGATGTTTACCAATATCAGCTCCGCATTAACGCCATGA
- a CDS encoding mandelate racemase/muconate lactonizing enzyme family protein, with protein MILKDIKTWVTVPPSGIGGAFWVIVKITTDDGIEGIGECYGIPVSGDIACTMVEDTFERFIAGEDPHHVETMFRRVYSAGFTQRPDISMMGVFSGIEIAIWDILGKAHDQPIYQLLGGKFHEDLRTYTYLYPEALAADGNPGEGAPDVYHDADAAAARALDYIDMGFTAIKQDPAGPYSFQGGRELSLTELSRCEENVRKIREAVGDRADILFGTHGQMTTSSAIRLARRLESYDPLWFEEPCPPDQMEAIGKVAAATSIPVATGERLTTRIEFHQALKAGVSILQPDIGRSGGVWETKKIAVLAQLFNAQIAPHIYCGPIAHAAAAQVAFSCPNFLILETIQTEFHDAILNKPLAWEAGYMPAPGEPGLGITLNETVIESHPYNSGGRLHLEMCQVVLDSNNQDIVTELE; from the coding sequence ATGATTCTGAAGGATATCAAAACCTGGGTTACGGTGCCGCCAAGCGGTATCGGTGGGGCCTTCTGGGTGATCGTCAAGATCACAACAGACGATGGCATCGAGGGTATTGGCGAGTGTTATGGTATTCCGGTGTCGGGAGACATCGCCTGCACAATGGTTGAGGATACCTTCGAGCGGTTTATCGCCGGTGAAGATCCGCATCATGTCGAAACCATGTTCCGGCGTGTTTACTCGGCCGGGTTCACGCAACGCCCCGATATCAGCATGATGGGTGTGTTCAGCGGCATCGAAATTGCGATTTGGGATATTCTCGGCAAAGCGCATGACCAGCCGATTTACCAGCTACTCGGCGGCAAGTTTCACGAAGACCTGCGCACCTATACCTACCTCTATCCCGAGGCACTCGCGGCAGATGGCAATCCGGGTGAAGGTGCTCCGGATGTGTATCACGACGCCGATGCAGCAGCAGCCCGTGCGCTTGACTACATCGACATGGGATTTACCGCGATCAAGCAGGATCCGGCCGGGCCCTACAGCTTTCAGGGTGGGCGCGAGTTATCGTTGACTGAACTGAGTCGTTGCGAAGAAAACGTGCGCAAGATTCGGGAAGCGGTTGGCGATCGTGCCGATATCCTGTTCGGCACACACGGCCAGATGACGACTTCATCGGCGATCCGCCTGGCACGTCGGCTGGAGTCCTACGATCCGTTGTGGTTTGAAGAACCCTGCCCACCCGATCAGATGGAAGCCATCGGCAAGGTAGCTGCTGCGACCAGTATCCCGGTCGCGACCGGTGAACGCCTGACCACGCGGATCGAGTTTCACCAGGCACTCAAGGCCGGCGTGTCGATATTGCAGCCGGATATCGGACGCAGCGGCGGGGTCTGGGAAACCAAGAAAATTGCCGTGCTGGCGCAATTGTTTAACGCCCAGATCGCGCCGCATATTTACTGTGGTCCGATTGCGCATGCGGCAGCGGCCCAGGTCGCATTCAGTTGCCCGAATTTCCTGATACTGGAGACGATCCAGACCGAGTTTCATGATGCGATTCTGAACAAGCCGTTGGCCTGGGAAGCCGGGTACATGCCGGCACCGGGCGAACCGGGGCTCGGCATTACGCTCAATGAAACCGTGATTGAGTCCCATCCCTACAATTCCGGTGGACGTTTGCACCTCGAAATGTGCCAGGTTGTACTCGATTCTAATAACCAGGATATTGTTACCGAGCTCGAATAA
- a CDS encoding FAD-dependent oxidoreductase, whose amino-acid sequence MTSLFPKHAQVAIIGGGIHGCSVAYHLAKEGWTNIVLIERKKLTSGTTWHAAGLVGRLQGGHATTDFAKYGSDLFAELESETGQKTGYKCCGSISIATNAERLAELRRQADFALIHDVEAYEISVSEIKERWPLVNPEGVLGGIYVPGNGYINPIDLTMALMKGARSRGAQIFEDTRVEEVLMYDGKASGVRTDKGVVEADFVVNCAGMWARELGRQNGVNIPLHACEHYYLVTDAIPDLPQDLPVLRSYDDSTYFKEDAGKLLFGFAHNQVKPWGMKGIPEDFCFDSLPFVEDDVMDVLELALKRVPILQETGIRTFFNGPESYSYDGNFILGEAPEVKGYFVLAGVNSTGIQSGAGAGRALAQWIMKGFPQHDLNDMDPARNEEFQARDLYLQQRTPETQTRTYAMHWPNYQRTTARNIRKTPFYNALQENRACFAEVQGWERPAWFAPEGVEPKIKYSFGRQNWFCYAQEEQKAARESVAMIDYSMLGKLLVEGTDAERFLQRLCTNNMAMNTGRLVYTLMLNERGGIESDMTVARFAQDRFMVMSSMARTRRDHFRLRDHIQVDEDVRLRDVTSAYAILSIMGPKSRDLMQTVSGIDMSNEAFPFNSWQEFHIGHAAVWAQRISFSGELGWEIFITPDFAEHVFDVLMDEGQAFGLRLIGGEALNALRIEKGYLHWGHDMSYTEAPHQVGCEFLCKTEKPVSFIGKEAYMERREQKSGPYLCSIKLNDPDPMLYHNEPVLRDGLVAGFVTSAAYGYTVGSAVGLCFVYLPEGSTDKQDLETGRYEVMVEGKAIAATISLSPFFDPSSERMFLGEN is encoded by the coding sequence ATGACATCGCTATTCCCGAAACATGCCCAGGTCGCCATCATTGGTGGTGGTATACATGGTTGTTCTGTGGCCTATCATCTTGCCAAAGAAGGGTGGACCAACATCGTTCTGATCGAGCGGAAGAAACTGACAAGTGGAACAACCTGGCATGCAGCGGGCCTGGTCGGGCGCTTGCAAGGCGGTCATGCAACAACGGATTTTGCCAAGTATGGCTCCGATCTTTTTGCAGAACTGGAAAGCGAAACAGGACAGAAAACAGGTTACAAATGTTGCGGCTCGATCTCCATTGCAACCAATGCAGAGCGCCTGGCTGAACTTCGTCGGCAAGCGGACTTTGCATTAATCCATGATGTGGAAGCCTATGAAATCAGTGTTTCAGAAATCAAGGAACGTTGGCCTTTAGTGAATCCTGAAGGAGTTCTCGGGGGAATTTATGTTCCTGGCAACGGTTATATCAACCCAATCGATTTAACCATGGCTTTGATGAAAGGTGCCCGTTCAAGGGGGGCACAAATATTTGAAGACACCCGGGTCGAAGAGGTTCTGATGTACGACGGCAAAGCCAGTGGTGTGCGCACGGACAAGGGGGTTGTTGAAGCTGATTTTGTGGTCAACTGCGCGGGAATGTGGGCTCGCGAATTGGGAAGACAGAACGGCGTGAATATCCCGCTGCATGCCTGCGAGCACTATTACCTGGTCACTGATGCCATTCCCGATCTTCCGCAGGATTTACCGGTTCTGCGATCATATGATGATTCTACCTACTTCAAGGAAGACGCCGGAAAACTACTCTTTGGCTTCGCCCACAATCAGGTAAAACCGTGGGGTATGAAGGGTATTCCTGAAGATTTTTGCTTTGATTCATTGCCGTTTGTTGAAGATGACGTTATGGATGTTCTCGAATTGGCACTGAAGCGTGTTCCTATATTACAGGAAACGGGAATCCGGACCTTCTTCAATGGGCCGGAAAGTTACTCTTACGATGGTAACTTCATTCTCGGTGAGGCCCCCGAGGTAAAGGGTTATTTTGTTCTGGCGGGCGTCAATTCGACAGGTATCCAGTCAGGAGCTGGCGCGGGGCGTGCCCTGGCGCAGTGGATTATGAAGGGGTTTCCTCAACATGATTTGAACGATATGGATCCCGCGCGCAATGAAGAATTTCAGGCGCGCGACCTTTACCTGCAGCAGAGAACCCCCGAGACCCAGACACGAACCTATGCCATGCATTGGCCGAACTATCAGCGTACCACCGCGAGAAACATCAGGAAGACTCCATTTTACAATGCCTTGCAGGAAAACAGAGCCTGTTTCGCCGAAGTTCAGGGTTGGGAACGCCCAGCCTGGTTTGCGCCGGAAGGTGTCGAACCCAAGATCAAATACAGCTTTGGCCGACAAAACTGGTTCTGTTACGCACAGGAGGAACAAAAGGCGGCCCGTGAATCCGTTGCCATGATTGATTATTCCATGCTGGGCAAGCTTTTGGTTGAAGGAACGGATGCCGAGCGCTTCCTGCAGCGGCTATGCACAAACAATATGGCGATGAACACGGGGCGGCTGGTATACACGCTGATGCTCAACGAGCGTGGTGGCATTGAAAGTGACATGACCGTGGCTCGTTTTGCGCAAGACCGCTTTATGGTCATGAGTTCCATGGCGCGCACCAGGCGCGATCACTTTAGGCTTCGCGACCATATCCAGGTTGACGAAGATGTCAGGCTTCGTGATGTCACTTCGGCTTATGCAATCCTGTCCATCATGGGGCCGAAAAGTCGCGATCTTATGCAAACAGTGTCTGGCATTGATATGTCAAACGAGGCTTTTCCTTTCAATAGTTGGCAAGAATTCCATATTGGGCATGCCGCGGTATGGGCTCAGCGAATTTCATTTTCAGGGGAACTCGGATGGGAGATATTTATTACCCCGGATTTTGCGGAACATGTTTTTGATGTGCTCATGGATGAAGGACAGGCCTTTGGTCTCCGCCTGATTGGCGGCGAGGCGCTTAACGCCCTGAGGATTGAAAAAGGATATCTGCATTGGGGCCACGACATGTCTTATACCGAAGCACCCCATCAAGTAGGTTGCGAGTTTCTCTGTAAAACCGAAAAACCAGTTTCCTTTATTGGCAAGGAAGCCTATATGGAGAGACGGGAGCAAAAGTCTGGTCCGTATCTTTGTTCCATTAAACTTAACGATCCAGATCCCATGCTTTATCACAACGAACCAGTTTTGCGCGACGGTCTTGTAGCAGGTTTTGTGACATCGGCTGCTTATGGCTACACTGTCGGTTCGGCCGTTGGCCTTTGTTTTGTATATTTGCCCGAGGGTTCGACAGACAAACAAGACCTTGAAACAGGGCGCTACGAGGTCATGGTTGAAGGAAAGGCAATAGCAGCAACGATTAGTCTGAGTCCTTTTTTCGACCCGTCGAGTGAACGGATGTTTTTAGGTGAGAATTAG
- a CDS encoding pyridoxal-5'-phosphate-dependent protein subunit beta yields the protein MSIKLETEIVNREAYDRAVERFRQAGIKLPTISQLADPVSSRAEIESHIQSADPDSPDARNLFRVHWHNAADRKSLVDVPAHIVLPSELTGVDAKIVVAIGNRFPMIRAHKVLAAYGCLVPRLITGQFDPTHHRAVWPSTGNYCRGGVAISRILGCRSVAVLPEGMSRERFEWLENWVTDQSDIVRTYGTESNVKEIYDACNVMAEDTENVILNQFNEFGNYISHRAVTGPALERIFNAVNTNGKMKARAYVAASGSSGTLAAGDHLKQQLGTNICVVEALECPTLLNNGYGDHNIQGIGDKHVPFIHNVLNTDYVVAVTDKASNALNLVFNTPVGRDFLTKRTGISQDVINGLADLGLSSIANVLGAIKMARYMGLGADDVVLTVATDGAEMYGTEIAKATAEDFAGTFNELAAAESYGRYLLATTTDNMEEMTLRNRERVFNLGYYTWVEQQGVSLEDFDARRDPDFWNSLMEVVPAWDRMINEFNSAAS from the coding sequence ATGTCGATCAAATTAGAAACCGAAATTGTGAACCGTGAAGCCTATGATCGTGCCGTTGAGCGGTTTCGGCAAGCAGGTATTAAATTACCGACAATCTCCCAGTTAGCCGATCCCGTGTCTTCGCGTGCCGAGATTGAGTCCCATATACAATCTGCTGATCCTGATTCACCGGATGCGCGTAATCTTTTTCGCGTGCACTGGCACAATGCAGCTGATCGCAAAAGCCTGGTCGATGTGCCCGCACATATCGTTCTGCCTTCAGAACTGACCGGTGTTGATGCAAAAATTGTCGTAGCTATCGGTAATCGCTTCCCAATGATCCGCGCGCATAAGGTCCTGGCCGCTTATGGCTGCCTGGTGCCACGACTGATTACCGGGCAGTTTGATCCGACTCATCATCGCGCGGTTTGGCCTTCAACGGGGAATTACTGCCGGGGCGGCGTCGCTATTTCTCGCATTCTGGGGTGCCGCAGCGTAGCCGTTTTGCCCGAAGGCATGAGTCGAGAAAGATTCGAGTGGCTGGAAAACTGGGTAACCGACCAGAGCGACATTGTGCGAACTTATGGCACCGAAAGCAACGTCAAGGAAATCTACGACGCCTGCAACGTAATGGCTGAAGATACTGAAAACGTAATCCTCAATCAGTTTAATGAGTTTGGCAATTATATCTCTCATCGTGCAGTAACCGGGCCGGCGCTGGAGCGTATCTTTAATGCCGTTAATACCAACGGAAAAATGAAAGCACGTGCCTACGTGGCTGCCTCTGGTTCCAGCGGAACGCTCGCCGCGGGGGACCATCTGAAACAACAGCTTGGCACCAACATCTGTGTTGTCGAGGCGCTCGAATGCCCAACGCTGCTCAACAACGGCTATGGTGATCATAACATCCAGGGAATCGGCGATAAGCATGTGCCATTTATTCATAACGTGTTGAATACGGATTATGTGGTTGCGGTTACAGACAAGGCATCGAACGCGTTGAACCTGGTGTTTAACACACCCGTCGGCCGGGACTTTTTGACAAAACGCACCGGGATATCTCAAGATGTTATCAACGGATTGGCCGATCTGGGGCTTTCATCCATAGCCAACGTCCTCGGTGCTATCAAAATGGCGCGGTACATGGGACTGGGCGCCGATGATGTGGTTCTGACGGTGGCAACCGATGGCGCAGAAATGTATGGCACCGAGATCGCCAAGGCAACCGCAGAAGACTTTGCTGGCACATTCAATGAACTGGCGGCCGCAGAAAGTTACGGTCGCTACCTGTTGGCAACAACCACCGATAACATGGAGGAAATGACCCTGCGTAATCGAGAGCGGGTGTTTAATCTTGGCTACTACACCTGGGTCGAGCAACAAGGCGTATCGT